The genomic stretch GATGGCTTGACGGCCCTCAGGCGGAAAGGACTGCCACGTATCGGCTGTCCGTACAGCAGCAGAGCAAAGGAGTACTCTCCCTCGTGGCGTAACGTGTAGCCCACCTCATATGTTCCATTCTTATTGTCCATTATCTCCGTCTCTGCAGCCCGGTTCCCGTCAACAGACGTTATCTCTGcttttaaaacagcatttcCTGTCCGAACCAACTCGCCATCCTGCAGATAGGGTTATCGAATCAATTTCAGAACAACaacaggaacaaaaaataaaacaatctcaGGTCTTTTGAACAATAAGTGAACAGCACTTTCTACAGATGCATATAACAGACTTGTcttgtttaaaataattcctgTTTTTGGTTACCAGGGCAGCCAGCAACCATAAAATAAGTGAGTTCTTGCATAACCACTAACATTAATATGAATTCTAATGAAAAGCTAAACAGAAATATCACACAAGTGACTAAAGCAAGCATACACATTAGTCTGCAgatcaaaacaaaagcaaaatacaatCTGTGCCCATGGTTCACTCTACACTTGTAGCAAGTATCATGGTGAGGTTGAGTAACTTAAAGACAGTACTTTGTCCTTTGTTGTCACAGTAATAGTGTGGTGCTGCCCGGTCGCAGCATGGCGGAGGCCTTCTCCTGTGGCGACTGAGGTGTGAGCAACAGCTGCTGTGGTGATGAGAACACCTAGGTTCTGGATGGAGCGTCGGAGACCTTCAgtctccacctgcagcagaatGCGCATTAGATATATGAGAATGCAGAAGTTTATTTCACATAGCATAATGTGACGATTGGACCGATAACTACAAAAGTAGGCCAAAATTTTTCTCGGGACAGTGTTAGTGTAGCACAACATAGAATCAGATGGGGACAGAATAATGGATGTCTGTAGGATACTCATCTTGCTATGTGTCTATGTGTAACAACTAACACGCTAATGCTATTTGTCTTGCTACTCAAGTCGCCAAAATAGTTGTCAAACAAAGCTTAAAGACTATTATCTTTTTCAAATGTCAGCAGCTGATCCCAATTAATGATCCCAAATCTGACATCTGAGATGCCTAATGATAACAAGCAAAAACTCTCACATCAACAGAAaggttaaaacaaaacaaacaaacaaaaaataactgctCCACAGATAAATGGCCCCTGCACCAGCATCAGACCTGCGGACTGAAGCATTGCTTTTGACTGCGTAATGCAACGATGTGGGAATATCAGACTAtcataatgaaaacagaaaccagAGGAATAGACTGAATCACATTAGAAGTCATTTGATACCTGACAGTCCAGATGTGCGTTCTGATGCGGTTTCTCGGGGAAGTCGTGTCTGGCCAGCGCTGTCACCCGCTCACTCATCTGCTTCTGAACTAGCAGCACCTGTACTTACAGAAGACACATATTTTATTCTcagaagggttttttttttttatttgtgtcctttagtgtaaaaatattcaaatactGAACAACAGACTTCCAGCTACGCTGCTACGTCAGATTTGGTGGTTGATTTTCCCATATGGTGTGCCAGTGTACCTCAGTGGCACTCCCATGGCTGAGAGCCTGCTCTGTAAAGTTACAGCTGCTCTGGATGTGTTCCTTCCcctggaggagagaagaaagcTGGGCCTGCAGAACCTGTGCTCAGGGAAGTGGaataagaggaagaaaagaaacataaaaaagcaCGAGGTCAGAGTAAAATAGCAGAGATAGGAGAAAGCAGGtggaatgcaaaaaaaaaggaaattggGGGTGAAATGGAAATCTGTGAAACCTTTTGCTTAGTGCTGCAGATGTTCTCCAGGTCTGTGATGAGGGCCGTCTTGCGCTGATGCAGCGCCCGTTCCAGCTCTTCAAACGTACTGATGATCTCTGCTACTGCCTCATTCTTCCTTTCATTCAGCTGCCGAGAAATCTCACTCACCAGCTCAATAGCTACCGTTAGCTGAGGGAGCCTGTGAAAAtaggacattttcaaaaactgcaatGACTGAAACTTAAAAAGCAATCAAAGTAAACCATAATCATATATTAGatcaaaactaaaaatttaaaatgaaaaataacctAATGAGTGAAATGTTTGACACACTGGGCACAGCCCAGCTTACATCCCCTGTGATCTGGGTCAAAAACTTAAGCTTCCGAACACCGAGTGTGAAAGAAATCTTCTGAAAGCTTAACCGAGGTGTCGAGTCCACACCTGCTGTGTATGGCATCCAGCTGCGTCTTCAGCGCAGCCTTGTGCTGTTCCACGACATCCCGTAGAGGAACGGTCACATGCTCCCGGTGCTCGCCCTCTGTGCAGTCCAGACACATGGCTGTCTCACATGACTCGCAGTAGAACTCCATCACCTGCAGAGGGAGACAAACTGAGTCAATCTCTCCTGCTGAGCATCGCAGGTGCGACAGGAATTTAACATTTAGTTCCTTTTATATTAATTGCTACTAGAAAGAAAACAGGCAGGGCGCTTTTCAGTGAGGTGACGAGTGTGCAGAGGCGTCACAGAGGGGTTCCTCACCTTCCCCTCGTGGTTTGGGCAGCAGAGAGGCttccctgcagctgcagcactgACTGACTCCAACACACTGCAGGCCTCGGGTCGCGAACACTCTGGTTCTCGTTGAAGGACCTAGTTCAAAACATTACAGACTTCATCGTGTGCACTTTTTCAGTGagcacatttcaaaagacatgATATGATCAcctctttttaaacattttagtaGTCTGGTCCTTCTCTCCAGGACACTTTTCTTCCTATTCATCATCTTAATGCTTTATCACCACCACTACATACCTGACAGAAACCTCCccacattaaatgtaaaataattcctCAGAAGAATCACTCCAAGAGGTAAAGAGTGTCCTCCACAATGACCTCAGTCTGCAAAAatgtcctccctccctctcacaGAAAGTGGttcccacaaacacaaaactgaaagaTCCCACATGTACAATCTGCCTAGTTTAATTGTTTCTAGCATTCTTTACGTTGCTCTTCACTTCACAACTTCACATTttcatctctgttttttttctttttgttttatgtaatgTACGTGGACAGCTTACAGCtagtgcatttgtttttttattcaaacaaaGGGACTGAGAGCCAAACCTCCATGAGATTAGTGATGAAGAAATTGTTCTGTAGAGCACAAACTCCTTTCTCTGGCAGGATGGACGTCTGTCGACACACTGGACACGAAAGTGTCAGCGACTCTGGGGGAATGTAGTTCTGGAGACAACTGGAGGGAGGGAGtcgacaaataaataaatcagttagTAAAATCTAtcagaataataattttttgcattgttctATGTGTAAAACAGCCAAATTCAGTTCACCAATACAGCAGAGATAGAAGGAGAGGAATGCAAAAGGGGGAGAGAGCTGTCATCCTAACACCATAATTGAGAGACATTGCCTAAATAGTGCTGCTGTCACAACAAATAGGGGGAAATTGTGAATCTAAGTCAATACTCAGAGCCAAAAGCCTCAACATGGACACTTTTACTTCAAACCAGTGAATCTTTGGCAAAGCAATCTGCCTAACAGAGATGCTAAGAGGTCAAATACTTCATCCAGAATAGAAGTGAAGCATATTTATTTATGCTTctgcatatttgtgtgtgtgtgtgcacaaaagAAGCTTTTGTATCCTGGCCAAGCTTCATGCTGGCAGCAGTCGCACGTCTATCCCACCGGTCCCTAAAGGCTGTGGATGTGCAGGCTTGGTTGCCCTTAGGAGCCGATCAATAACGTGAGACACATTCAAGCCAAAACCAAAACTCAGTCAGCACAATTCAGCTGCATTATGCAGATTATCCTGCACTCCTGGTCTACAGTCCGGCTGCCATCCAGCAGGTGATGTACAGTTGTTGTTTCTTTAGCTTCTGTAATCACCGATTCGGTGGTAAATACTGCCAGAGAACCTGATTTAGTGTTGAGGGTAGGCCTCTGTTGTTGTACACAAGTATGTCTGGCAGCTGCTTGGGCTCCAAACACTATTATATTTAATTCATGAAACCGCACAGGCTTGTATAAACTAAGCCTTCTACTTCAGAGGACAACCGAGAGCTTGAACAACAACTTGATCTACCTAATGCTCTGTCAAAACCACTCTCTGAAAGCACACACTGAACCTGGATAAATGACTTTTGCTTTGACAAACAGACTGGGGACAGATGGGAATTTCAGGCTAAGTTGAAAAGATAGTGTCCCAACAACTTTCTTTTGTGAATTATCTGTCCAGAGTGACGTCTTCAAattggtgttttttgtgcatCATGCAGTCTACAAGTAGCCACATGCCCCTATTTGGTAAGATGCCATTTCTTGGTGTCATTAACAGAAGAGTAACTGCAGTTCAGAGCACACAATTAGGATATTAGGAAGCAGTTGTATCTCTAAGTTTGCACGCTGACAGACAGATAATCACAGATAATCGCAGGATGAGGAAATAGGGAgcaaaattaaaacagaaacaacacccAGCAGAACAGACCCAGCAGGGGGTCAAACTACATAAATCCAtcgcagcattaaaacatctgTCTGGCAACATCACATATAGTTCCAGACAAAAATCTGTTCACCTCAGCAGGACTCCAGATCACATGCCATCCAGTTAAACCAGGGATTAAGCTTTCCCTCCGGTGGGCAAATGCCCACTCACTGCATGGAAAAAGGATTTATCTCACACTGTGTGGCTATTCAAAACTATTCTGTAAATATTTGCTTGATCATAGGTTTAGAAGTAAACACAGTCCTGGTTTTCTTCTCTACATAACAATGTGCCCCTTCTTCATTCTGTATCTTCCCACCCTGACCCACAACAAGCTCTCCAAAAGCCTCCTCTGCTTGGCTCCACACAAAAACGCTCCAGTAATATCGCCTGGGGGGGTGTCGTCTTTCCCAAGTAACTGCAGATTGAGCCACTGTAATTGTGTCTCCCAAcaatgagcttttttttttccagacggCAGTCTTCAACAGCCCCTGATGCTGAGGAATGCACTTATCCCAGTGGAGTCAATGAGGAGGAGTGCTCTGAGCTGCTTAATTGTGTGTAGGGATTTGCAATAGATGAGGTTTCATTATTCGGGGACCTGTAAATATGACAAGAATTTGACAGAAACATGGCGAGAGATGGAAAATACTAGCAGGGGAACAACTGTAGCTGTATGGCCAGGAAAAGCCACATGTAGTATAAAGCAGAGATTGTGTCAGATGAGGAAAGTGCAGGCAGTTAGTGTTATCACTGAAGCAAAAGGCACAAATGTTAGTTACCTTTCACAGAAGGTGTGCAGGCAGGGCAGGACCTTAGGGTTGTGGTAATGATCCAGACAGATGCTGCAGACCAGAAACTGCTTGTCTATCTGACGCACCACAGGGCTGGTGCTCCCAGCCTCACGCTTGGCCATAGCAGAGGACATTTAAAGCCACGGACAATGACAGCAGTTAAcctgaaataaaagacaaagatgaAACTATTAAATTTGCCTGTAAAAACGCTCACAGCTATGCTCAGCTTTTCTGCTGAGTGTCACTTTCAGGAGCCGCTAAGGCTCAGAAAACTTCCCACAGGAGGTACCAGGAACCAAAGTTAACAAAGCAGTTTAATTCcttaaacagaacaaaaatgtgttatttctaGGTTAATACCAAATGAATGGCATGTGAGAGGGAGCTGAGAGAGGCATGCCGTAGTTCT from Amphiprion ocellaris isolate individual 3 ecotype Okinawa chromosome 14, ASM2253959v1, whole genome shotgun sequence encodes the following:
- the trim3b gene encoding tripartite motif-containing protein 3b isoform X2 translates to MSSAMAKREAGSTSPVVRQIDKQFLVCSICLDHYHNPKVLPCLHTFCESCLQNYIPPESLTLSCPVCRQTSILPEKGVCALQNNFFITNLMEVLQREPECSRPEACSVLESVSAAAAGKPLCCPNHEGKVMEFYCESCETAMCLDCTEGEHREHVTVPLRDVVEQHKAALKTQLDAIHSRLPQLTVAIELVSEISRQLNERKNEAVAEIISTFEELERALHQRKTALITDLENICSTKQKVLQAQLSSLLQGKEHIQSSCNFTEQALSHGSATEVLLVQKQMSERVTALARHDFPEKPHQNAHLDCQVETEGLRRSIQNLGVLITTAAVAHTSVATGEGLRHAATGQHHTITVTTKDKDGELVRTGNAVLKAEITSVDGNRAAETEIMDNKNGTYEVGYTLRHEGEYSFALLLYGQPIRGSPFRLRAVKPSDVPQSPDDVKRRVKSPSGTGGHIRQKAVRRPSSMYSTTKKKENPIEDELIYRVGSRGREKGEFTNLQGISASSNGRVVVADSNNQCIQVFSNDGQFKMRFGVRGRSPGQLQRPTGVTVDMNGDIVVADYDNRWVSIFSSDGKFKNKIGAGRLMGPKGVAVDKNGHIITVDNKACCVFIFQSNGKLVTKFGGRGTSDRQFAGPHFVAVNNKNEIIVTDFHNHSVKVYSADGEFLFKFGSHGEGNGQFNAPTGVAVDANGNIIVADWGNSRIQVFDSTGSFLSYINTSADPLYGPQGLALTSDGHVAVADSGNHCFKVYRYLQ
- the trim3b gene encoding tripartite motif-containing protein 3b isoform X1 — its product is MSSAMAKREAGSTSPVVRQIDKQFLVCSICLDHYHNPKVLPCLHTFCESCLQNYIPPESLTLSCPVCRQTSILPEKGVCALQNNFFITNLMEVLQREPECSRPEACSVLESVSAAAAGKPLCCPNHEGKVMEFYCESCETAMCLDCTEGEHREHVTVPLRDVVEQHKAALKTQLDAIHSRLPQLTVAIELVSEISRQLNERKNEAVAEIISTFEELERALHQRKTALITDLENICSTKQKVLQAQLSSLLQGKEHIQSSCNFTEQALSHGSATEVLLVQKQMSERVTALARHDFPEKPHQNAHLDCQVETEGLRRSIQNLGVLITTAAVAHTSVATGEGLRHAATGQHHTITVTTKDKDGELVRTGNAVLKAEITSVDGNRAAETEIMDNKNGTYEVGYTLRHEGEYSFALLLYGQPIRGSPFRLRAVKPSDVPQSPDDVKRRVKSPSGTGGHIRQKAVRRPSSMYSTTKKKENPIEDELIYRVGSRGREKGEFTNLQGISASSNGRVVVADSNNQCIQVFSNDGQFKMRFGVRGRSPGQLQRPTGVTVDMNGDIVVADYDNRWVSIFSSDGKFKNKIGAGRLMGPKGVAVDKNGHIITVDNKACCVFIFQSNGKLVTKFGGRGTSDRQFAEKLGPNFNKSGSVFSPHFVAVNNKNEIIVTDFHNHSVKVYSADGEFLFKFGSHGEGNGQFNAPTGVAVDANGNIIVADWGNSRIQVFDSTGSFLSYINTSADPLYGPQGLALTSDGHVAVADSGNHCFKVYRYLQ